One genomic region from Nocardia vinacea encodes:
- the murC gene encoding UDP-N-acetylmuramate--L-alanine ligase produces MVGIGGAGMSGIARILLSRGGSVSGSDAKESRGVLALRARGAQVRIGHDASALDLLPGGPTAVVTTYAAIPKTNPELVEANRRDIPVLLRPAVLASLMQGHRTLLVSGTHGKTSTTSMLIVSLQHCGFDPSFAVGGELNEAGTNAHHGTGEIFVAEADESDGSLLQYEPDVAVVTNIESDHLDFFGSDEAYVQVFDDFADRLGPGGLLVVCLDDPGSRALAERVGARLAEKNVRVLGYGSGELSDAPVSVGVRLHSWEPRDVGGLAQFQLADEAAPRTLRLAVPGRHMALNALAALLAARAAGADMDEIIQGLEGFGGVHRRFQFVGRENGVRVFDDYAHHPTEVRAVLGAAAELVQQEARDGARSRQGRVIVVFQPHLYSRTATFAQDFGAALSLADEVVVLDVYGAREKPLPGINGALVAQAVTKPVHYQPDMSRVGRQAAGLALPGDVVITMGAGDVTMLGSQILDGLRARPQYGR; encoded by the coding sequence ATGGTCGGGATCGGTGGGGCGGGCATGTCCGGCATCGCCCGCATCCTGCTCTCGCGCGGGGGCTCGGTCTCCGGCTCGGATGCCAAGGAGAGTCGCGGTGTGCTCGCGTTGCGGGCCCGGGGCGCGCAGGTGCGCATCGGTCACGATGCCAGCGCCCTCGATCTGCTGCCCGGCGGCCCGACCGCGGTGGTCACCACCTATGCGGCCATCCCGAAGACCAATCCCGAACTGGTCGAGGCGAATCGGCGCGATATTCCGGTGCTGTTGCGACCCGCCGTGCTTGCCTCGCTGATGCAGGGACATCGCACGCTGCTGGTCTCGGGCACGCACGGCAAGACCTCGACCACCTCCATGCTGATCGTGTCGTTGCAGCACTGCGGGTTCGATCCGTCCTTCGCGGTCGGCGGTGAACTCAACGAGGCGGGCACCAATGCCCACCACGGCACCGGCGAGATCTTCGTCGCCGAGGCCGACGAGAGCGACGGCTCTTTGCTGCAATACGAGCCGGATGTCGCCGTGGTCACCAATATCGAATCCGATCACCTGGACTTCTTCGGTTCTGATGAGGCCTATGTCCAGGTCTTCGACGATTTCGCCGACCGTCTCGGCCCCGGCGGGCTGCTGGTGGTGTGTTTGGACGATCCCGGTTCGCGGGCGCTGGCCGAGCGGGTCGGTGCGCGATTGGCGGAGAAGAACGTTCGGGTGCTCGGCTACGGGTCGGGCGAGCTGTCCGACGCGCCGGTATCTGTGGGTGTGCGGCTGCACAGTTGGGAGCCGCGCGATGTCGGCGGGCTGGCCCAGTTCCAGCTCGCCGATGAGGCCGCGCCGCGCACCCTGCGACTCGCCGTGCCCGGTCGGCATATGGCGCTCAACGCGCTGGCCGCGCTGCTCGCCGCACGAGCCGCCGGTGCGGATATGGACGAAATCATCCAGGGGCTGGAGGGTTTCGGTGGTGTGCATCGCCGGTTCCAATTCGTGGGCCGGGAAAACGGGGTGCGCGTCTTCGACGATTACGCCCACCACCCGACCGAGGTGCGCGCGGTACTCGGCGCAGCCGCGGAGCTGGTACAGCAGGAGGCCCGCGACGGTGCGCGCTCCCGACAGGGCCGGGTCATCGTGGTGTTCCAGCCGCACCTCTACAGCCGCACCGCAACCTTCGCCCAGGATTTCGGCGCGGCGCTGAGCCTTGCCGACGAGGTCGTCGTGCTCGATGTCTACGGTGCGCGCGAAAAGCCGCTGCCCGGAATCAACGGCGCACTCGTCGCACAAGCCGTCACGAAACCCGTGCACTACCAGCCGGATATGTCGCGGGTCGGTCGTCAGGCCGCGGGTCTGGCACTGCCCGGCGATGTGGTGATCACCATGGGTGCGGGCGATGTGACGATGCTCGGCAGCCAGATTCTCGATGGGCTGCGAGCTCGTCCGCAATACGGGCGGTGA
- a CDS encoding UDP-N-acetylmuramoyl-tripeptide--D-alanyl-D-alanine ligase, translating to MIEMTLREIAEVVGGTLHDAPDPEVTVTGSVEFDSRRIGSGDLFLALPGEQADGHDYAKAAVDAGAVAVLAARPVGVPAIVVAPSPGTVPAKSVALAGDSDGSGAAVLVALATLARVSVERLSAAGATGPEAVADGQVQSAGGRPLRVAVGDGRAHAGPHERGKSNTAAGGLTVIGVTGSSGKTSTKDLLAAVLTPLGPVVAPPGSFNNELGHPWTALRADADTRFLVLELSARGPGHIAALAQVAPPKIGVVLNVGTAHLGEFGSREAIAQTKGELVEALPSTGLAVLNADDPQVAAMAARTQARVVTVGQAGNAEIRATDVHLDAEARAGFTLHTSKGSIPVRLAVHGEHQVGNALSAAAVALECGADLDTIAQALGGAHAASARRMDVRTTSDGITVVNDSYNANPDSVRAALKALVTMSRAGDTPRRSWAVLGEMGELGEESVIEHDRIGRLAVRLDVSRLIVVGTGRPSHAMHQGAVMEGSWGEESILVPDIGAAIALLDNEVEPGDVVLVKASKAVGLWAVAEHLTSAERAGISRGSTEALG from the coding sequence ATGATCGAGATGACACTGCGGGAGATCGCGGAGGTCGTCGGCGGCACGCTGCACGACGCCCCAGACCCGGAGGTGACGGTAACGGGCTCGGTCGAATTCGATTCGCGCCGAATCGGTTCCGGGGATCTTTTCCTGGCCCTGCCCGGCGAGCAGGCCGACGGACACGACTATGCAAAGGCCGCCGTCGACGCCGGTGCGGTCGCGGTGCTCGCTGCCCGCCCGGTCGGTGTGCCCGCGATCGTGGTGGCGCCCAGTCCGGGGACCGTGCCCGCGAAATCCGTTGCGCTGGCCGGTGATTCGGACGGGTCGGGAGCCGCGGTACTGGTCGCGCTCGCTACGCTCGCCCGGGTGAGTGTCGAACGTCTTTCCGCCGCGGGAGCGACGGGCCCGGAGGCGGTAGCGGATGGACAGGTGCAGTCGGCCGGAGGCCGTCCGTTGAGGGTGGCGGTGGGCGACGGGCGGGCCCACGCAGGGCCCCACGAGCGCGGCAAATCCAACACTGCGGCAGGCGGACTCACCGTGATCGGGGTGACCGGCTCCTCGGGCAAGACCTCGACCAAGGATCTGCTCGCGGCCGTGCTCACGCCGCTTGGTCCGGTCGTCGCACCGCCCGGATCGTTCAACAACGAACTCGGCCATCCGTGGACCGCACTGCGCGCCGACGCCGACACCCGCTTCCTGGTACTGGAACTGTCTGCGCGCGGTCCCGGCCATATAGCCGCGCTCGCACAGGTCGCGCCGCCGAAAATCGGTGTCGTGCTCAATGTCGGTACCGCCCATCTCGGTGAGTTCGGCAGTCGCGAGGCGATCGCGCAGACCAAGGGTGAACTCGTCGAGGCACTGCCGTCGACGGGCTTGGCCGTACTCAATGCCGACGATCCGCAGGTGGCCGCGATGGCCGCACGCACGCAGGCGCGTGTGGTGACGGTCGGTCAGGCGGGCAATGCCGAAATCCGCGCCACCGATGTGCATCTCGATGCCGAGGCACGCGCGGGCTTCACGCTGCATACAAGTAAAGGCAGCATCCCGGTGCGGCTCGCCGTGCACGGCGAACACCAGGTCGGCAATGCGCTGTCCGCCGCCGCCGTCGCACTCGAATGCGGTGCGGACCTCGACACCATCGCGCAGGCACTCGGTGGCGCGCATGCCGCATCGGCCCGCCGCATGGATGTGCGGACCACCTCCGACGGCATCACCGTCGTCAACGACTCCTACAACGCCAATCCGGATTCGGTGCGCGCCGCGCTCAAGGCGTTGGTGACCATGTCGCGTGCGGGCGACACTCCGCGCCGCAGCTGGGCCGTACTCGGCGAAATGGGTGAACTCGGCGAGGAATCCGTCATCGAACATGACCGGATCGGCCGCCTCGCGGTGCGTCTGGATGTCTCCCGGTTGATCGTGGTCGGCACCGGAAGGCCATCCCACGCGATGCACCAGGGCGCGGTAATGGAAGGCTCGTGGGGCGAGGAGTCGATTCTCGTGCCCGATATCGGCGCGGCCATCGCGCTGCTCGACAACGAGGTCGAGCCGGGCGATGTGGTGCTGGTCAAGGCGTCCAAGGCGGTCGGACTGTGGGCGGTCGCCGAACATTTGACCAGCGCGGAACGTGCGGGAATTAGTCGGGGTAGCACGGAGGCGCTTGGATGA
- the murD gene encoding UDP-N-acetylmuramoyl-L-alanine--D-glutamate ligase, whose amino-acid sequence MLEFLRGRDVLVAGWGVSGRSLIEPLRDIGARPVVTDGGAAALAEAAGLGLDIATCTELETADWSRFALVITSPGWRPDSPVLAAAVTEGTPVWGDVEFAWWVDQARIYGPVRKWLVVTGTNGKTTTTSMVHSILRAAGIASVACGNIGLPILDALRRNPGPQVLAVELSSFQLHWAPSVRPEAGVVLNVAEDHLDWHGGLDAYAAAKSRALYGRVGVVGLDDPVAASLARRSKARRTVGFRIGVPADGELGVVDGKLLDRAFTKAAILAEVGDISPKGPAGVADALAAAALTRAIDVAPQFVREGLIEHKVGPHRAAFVREVAGVEFIDDSKATNPHAARSSILGHPQVVWIAGGQLKGASVDDLVEEIADRLVAAVLIGADSPVIAAALARHAPEVPVVEVRAGDHAGMGDAGIDGGARADAVMAQAVRAAAGLARPGDVVLLAPAAASLDMFADYTHRGRSFAAAVAALEDGDIGRHL is encoded by the coding sequence ATGCTCGAATTCCTGCGTGGCCGTGACGTTCTGGTGGCCGGATGGGGTGTCTCGGGTCGCTCGTTGATCGAACCGCTGCGCGATATCGGCGCGCGTCCGGTGGTCACCGACGGTGGTGCCGCCGCATTGGCCGAGGCGGCCGGGCTCGGTCTGGACATCGCGACCTGCACCGAACTGGAAACCGCGGACTGGAGCCGCTTCGCACTGGTCATCACCAGCCCGGGCTGGCGGCCGGATTCGCCGGTGCTCGCCGCCGCGGTGACCGAGGGCACCCCGGTCTGGGGCGATGTCGAATTCGCCTGGTGGGTCGATCAGGCCAGGATCTACGGTCCGGTCCGCAAATGGCTGGTGGTGACCGGTACCAACGGCAAGACCACCACCACCTCGATGGTGCATTCGATCCTGCGCGCGGCCGGTATCGCCAGTGTCGCCTGCGGCAACATCGGACTGCCGATCCTGGATGCGCTGCGCCGCAATCCCGGTCCGCAGGTGCTGGCGGTCGAGCTGTCCTCGTTCCAATTGCATTGGGCGCCTTCGGTGCGGCCCGAGGCCGGTGTGGTGCTGAATGTGGCCGAGGATCACCTGGATTGGCACGGCGGCCTCGATGCCTACGCCGCCGCCAAGTCCAGGGCGCTCTACGGCCGGGTCGGTGTGGTCGGGCTCGACGATCCGGTGGCCGCCTCGCTGGCCCGGCGCAGTAAGGCGCGCCGGACGGTCGGCTTCCGGATCGGCGTACCCGCCGACGGCGAACTCGGTGTTGTGGACGGCAAACTGCTCGACCGCGCCTTCACCAAGGCCGCCATCCTCGCCGAGGTCGGTGATATCAGCCCCAAGGGACCCGCCGGTGTCGCCGACGCTCTCGCTGCCGCCGCGCTGACCAGGGCCATCGATGTGGCACCGCAATTCGTGCGGGAAGGTCTCATCGAGCACAAGGTCGGTCCGCACCGGGCCGCCTTCGTGCGCGAGGTGGCCGGTGTCGAATTCATCGATGACTCCAAGGCCACCAACCCGCATGCCGCCCGCTCGTCGATTCTCGGTCACCCGCAGGTGGTCTGGATCGCGGGTGGGCAGCTGAAGGGCGCGTCGGTAGACGATCTGGTCGAGGAGATCGCCGATCGCCTCGTCGCCGCCGTGCTGATCGGCGCCGACTCGCCGGTGATCGCGGCCGCATTGGCGCGACACGCACCCGAGGTCCCGGTTGTCGAGGTCCGCGCGGGAGACCATGCAGGAATGGGTGACGCTGGGATAGATGGGGGTGCGCGCGCCGACGCCGTGATGGCGCAGGCCGTGCGCGCCGCGGCCGGGCTCGCCCGTCCCGGGGACGTCGTACTGCTGGCTCCGGCCGCGGCCTCCTTGGATATGTTCGCCGACTACACCCACCGCGGGCGCAGTTTCGCCGCGGCGGTGGCCGCGCTGGAAGACGGTGACATCGGGCGGCATCTATGA
- the ftsW gene encoding putative lipid II flippase FtsW, with product MTETTRRNRLAATKFGAWLARPLASFHLVVTIATLLTVLGLVMVLSASSVEAYVDGGSAYSLFIQQAMFAAIGAVLFYLALRISLRRLRQWSFPLFAISVLALLLVLIPGIGSEVQGARRWFFLGPVSVQPSEIVKVTLVVWGAHLLASRRSEQAGLKDILVPLVPAGLLVCLLVVLEPNLSTTIALGIVLAALLWFGGLPVRLFVTIAISGMIAAGILALSAGYRSDRMRAFFNPGDDPQGINYQARQALYSLADGGIWGRGLGQSRAKWQYLPNAHNDFIFAIIGEELGFLGCALVLGLFALFVYTGLRIASRSVDPFLRLLTATATTWITGQALINIGYVVNLLPVTGLQLPLVSAGGSSLAITLFMFGIIANAARHEPEAISALQAGQDGRFSRLLRLPKPEVYSPAKADAARARSAAAKAKAAEQRARAERAKADRARAALPQGRRGQSESGRRRVPESRGTSSLRATRAWEPSYPINHARDRGRSR from the coding sequence ATGACCGAGACGACCCGGCGGAATCGGCTGGCGGCCACCAAATTCGGCGCCTGGCTGGCGCGCCCGCTCGCGTCGTTCCATCTCGTCGTCACGATCGCGACACTGCTGACGGTGCTCGGTCTGGTCATGGTGTTGTCGGCATCGAGCGTCGAGGCGTATGTCGACGGCGGGTCGGCGTATTCGCTGTTCATCCAGCAGGCCATGTTCGCCGCGATCGGCGCGGTGCTGTTCTATCTGGCACTGCGGATTTCGTTGCGGCGACTGCGGCAATGGTCGTTTCCGCTGTTCGCGATCTCGGTGCTGGCGCTGTTGCTGGTGCTGATTCCCGGCATCGGCTCCGAGGTGCAGGGTGCGCGGCGCTGGTTCTTCCTCGGGCCGGTCTCGGTGCAGCCATCGGAGATCGTGAAGGTGACGCTGGTGGTGTGGGGTGCGCATCTGCTCGCCTCGCGCCGCTCGGAACAAGCCGGCTTGAAGGACATTCTGGTGCCGCTGGTGCCTGCCGGTCTGCTGGTGTGTCTGCTCGTCGTGCTGGAGCCGAATCTGTCGACCACCATCGCGCTGGGCATCGTGCTCGCCGCACTGCTGTGGTTCGGCGGGCTGCCGGTGCGGCTGTTCGTCACCATCGCGATTTCGGGCATGATCGCCGCGGGCATACTCGCGCTGTCCGCCGGATATCGCTCGGACCGGATGCGCGCCTTCTTCAATCCGGGCGACGATCCGCAGGGCATCAATTACCAAGCGCGCCAGGCGCTGTACTCGCTGGCCGACGGCGGGATCTGGGGTCGCGGCCTCGGCCAGAGCCGCGCCAAATGGCAGTACCTGCCGAACGCGCACAACGACTTCATCTTCGCCATCATCGGCGAGGAACTCGGATTCCTCGGCTGCGCACTGGTTCTGGGCCTGTTCGCGCTGTTCGTCTACACCGGCCTGCGCATCGCGAGCCGTTCGGTCGATCCTTTCCTGCGGCTGCTCACTGCGACCGCGACGACCTGGATCACCGGCCAGGCGCTGATCAACATCGGCTACGTGGTCAACCTGCTCCCGGTGACCGGTCTGCAGCTGCCGCTGGTTTCGGCGGGCGGTTCGTCGCTGGCGATCACCCTGTTCATGTTCGGCATCATCGCCAATGCGGCCAGGCATGAGCCCGAGGCCATTTCGGCGCTGCAGGCCGGACAGGACGGCAGATTCAGCCGACTGCTGCGACTGCCCAAGCCGGAGGTGTACTCACCGGCGAAGGCGGATGCGGCACGTGCGCGCTCGGCCGCGGCCAAGGCCAAGGCGGCCGAGCAGCGGGCACGTGCCGAGCGGGCCAAGGCCGACCGCGCGCGGGCCGCACTGCCGCAGGGGCGGCGCGGCCAGTCCGAATCCGGTCGGCGGCGCGTGCCCGAGAGCCGAGGAACGAGTTCACTGCGGGCGACCAGGGCATGGGAGCCGAGCTATCCGATAAACCATGCGAGAGATCGGGGAAGATCCAGGTGA
- the murG gene encoding undecaprenyldiphospho-muramoylpentapeptide beta-N-acetylglucosaminyltransferase, translating into MSAERPRKPLSVIVAGGGTAGHIEPALAVADALRRLDDSIRVTALGTERGLETKLVPERGYPLELIPPVPLPRKPSADLLRLPGRVRASVAKTRAVIDAVEADVIVGFGGYVALPAYLAAGRGALGRRRAVPVVVHEANAKAGIANKVGARRAARVLAAVPGSGLAKAEVIGIPVRGSITSLDRAALQAEARAHFGLPAEGPVLLVFGGSQGAVSLNKAISGAAPQLAAAGVSVLHAHGPKNTLEVQESEEGGARYIAVPYLSRMDLAYAAADAVVCRSGAMTVAEVSAVGLPAFYVPLPHGNGEQELNARPIVRQGGGRIVPDAELTPKYVIDEVIPLLTDHTRLIEMSLSAAGAGHRDAADELARIVVEVSGR; encoded by the coding sequence GTGAGTGCGGAGCGACCCCGCAAACCACTGTCGGTGATCGTCGCGGGCGGTGGTACCGCGGGACATATCGAGCCCGCGCTGGCCGTCGCCGACGCGCTGCGACGACTCGACGATTCGATCCGGGTCACCGCACTCGGTACCGAACGCGGACTCGAGACCAAACTGGTGCCTGAGCGCGGCTATCCGCTGGAGTTGATCCCGCCGGTGCCGTTGCCGCGCAAGCCGAGCGCGGATCTGCTGCGGCTGCCCGGTCGTGTCCGCGCCTCGGTGGCCAAGACCAGGGCGGTCATCGATGCGGTCGAGGCCGATGTGATCGTCGGCTTCGGCGGCTATGTCGCACTGCCCGCCTATCTCGCCGCGGGCCGTGGCGCGCTCGGCCGCAGGCGCGCGGTGCCGGTGGTGGTGCACGAGGCGAATGCCAAGGCGGGTATCGCCAACAAGGTCGGTGCCAGGCGCGCGGCCAGAGTGCTTGCCGCCGTCCCCGGTTCGGGTCTGGCCAAGGCCGAGGTCATCGGTATTCCGGTGCGCGGGTCCATTACCTCGCTGGATCGGGCCGCATTGCAGGCCGAGGCCCGTGCTCATTTCGGCCTGCCCGCCGAGGGGCCGGTCCTGCTCGTCTTCGGTGGCTCGCAGGGTGCGGTCTCGTTGAACAAGGCGATCTCCGGCGCGGCGCCACAGCTGGCCGCGGCGGGCGTCTCGGTGCTGCACGCGCATGGACCCAAGAACACCCTCGAGGTCCAGGAATCGGAGGAGGGTGGGGCCCGGTATATCGCGGTGCCGTATCTTTCCCGGATGGACCTGGCCTATGCCGCCGCCGACGCGGTCGTCTGCCGCTCCGGCGCGATGACCGTCGCCGAGGTGTCGGCGGTCGGTCTGCCCGCTTTCTATGTGCCGCTGCCGCACGGCAACGGTGAGCAGGAACTCAATGCCAGGCCGATCGTCCGTCAGGGGGGTGGCAGAATCGTCCCCGATGCCGAGCTGACCCCGAAATATGTGATCGACGAGGTGATACCGCTGCTGACCGACCACACACGGCTGATCGAAATGAGCCTGTCCGCCGCAGGCGCCGGACACCGCGACGCTGCCGACGAGCTGGCGCGCATTGTCGTCGAGGTGAGCGGCCGGTGA
- the mraY gene encoding phospho-N-acetylmuramoyl-pentapeptide-transferase, producing the protein MRQILFAAGIALAVSILLTPLLIRIFARQGFGQEIRVDGPASHQAKRGTPTMGGVAILVGMWAGYLGSHLIGIGYDADGPSASGILVLGLTTALGVVGFLDDFIKLRKQRNLGLSAAGKYIGQISAAVLFGILALQFRGGNGLTPASKHLSYVRDITTVSMGVIIFLCWVCLLVVAWSNAVNLTDGLDGLAAGSMSLVLGAYVIITFWQYRNACATIPEAGCYNVRDPLDLALVCASAAAACVGFLWWNAAPAKIFMGDTGSLALGGMLAGLSITTRTELLMVVIGALFVAETASVVLQVAVYRTTRNRLFKMAPFHHHFELSKWAETTVIIRFWLLAAMASAVGLGLFYSEYLSAVG; encoded by the coding sequence ATGAGGCAGATTCTGTTCGCGGCTGGGATCGCGCTCGCGGTCTCCATCCTGCTGACGCCGCTGTTGATACGCATCTTCGCCAGGCAGGGCTTCGGGCAGGAGATCCGGGTCGACGGTCCGGCCAGCCATCAGGCCAAGCGCGGCACCCCGACCATGGGTGGTGTGGCCATCCTGGTCGGCATGTGGGCCGGCTACCTCGGCTCACATCTGATCGGCATCGGCTACGACGCCGACGGGCCCTCCGCCTCGGGCATTCTGGTGCTCGGGCTGACCACCGCACTCGGTGTGGTCGGCTTCCTCGACGACTTCATCAAGCTGCGCAAGCAGCGCAATCTCGGTTTGTCGGCCGCGGGCAAGTACATCGGTCAGATCAGCGCCGCAGTCCTGTTCGGCATTCTCGCCTTGCAGTTCCGCGGCGGCAACGGGTTGACTCCGGCGAGTAAGCATCTGTCCTATGTCCGCGATATCACCACGGTGTCGATGGGCGTGATCATCTTCCTGTGCTGGGTCTGTCTGCTGGTCGTGGCCTGGTCGAATGCGGTGAACCTGACCGACGGCCTGGACGGCTTGGCCGCGGGTTCGATGAGCCTCGTGCTCGGCGCCTACGTGATCATCACGTTCTGGCAGTACCGCAATGCCTGCGCGACGATCCCGGAGGCGGGCTGCTACAACGTGCGCGATCCGCTGGACCTGGCACTGGTCTGCGCCTCGGCCGCCGCCGCGTGTGTCGGCTTCCTGTGGTGGAATGCCGCGCCCGCCAAGATCTTCATGGGCGATACCGGTTCGCTGGCCCTGGGCGGCATGCTCGCCGGCCTGTCCATCACGACCCGCACCGAACTGCTGATGGTCGTGATCGGTGCGCTGTTCGTCGCGGAAACCGCCTCGGTGGTGCTGCAGGTCGCGGTGTACCGCACAACCCGCAATCGGCTATTCAAGATGGCGCCGTTCCATCATCACTTCGAACTCAGCAAGTGGGCCGAGACTACGGTGATCATTCGGTTCTGGTTGTTGGCGGCGATGGCGTCGGCGGTCGGACTCGGCCTGTTCTACAGCGAATATCTCTCAGCGGTCGGGTGA
- the ftsZ gene encoding cell division protein FtsZ, with the protein MTPPHNYLAVIKVVGIGGGGVNAVNRMIEQGLKGVEFIAVNTDAQALLMSDADVKLDVGRELTRGLGAGADPEVGRKAAEDHKDEIEEVLKGADMVFVTAGEGGGTGTGGAPVVASIARKLGALTIGVVTRPFSFEGKRRGNQAEVGINLLRESCDTLIVIPNDRLLQLGDAAVSLMDAFRSADEVLLNGVQGITDLITTPGLINVDFADVKSVMSGAGSALMGIGSARGEGRSVKAAESAINSPLLEASMDGAHGVLLSIAGGSDLGLFEINEAASLVQEAAHIEANIIFGTVIDDSLGDEVRVTVIAAGFDGGGPARRTFEAGRGAIGSGRAGEVGQTSRTSEIAAASRTETTSAAGQTSSTRGAVPSYRDSERARTLAEPTATHNTRSHIEPPDSDDDDDVDVPSFMRR; encoded by the coding sequence ATGACGCCCCCGCACAACTACCTTGCTGTGATCAAGGTCGTCGGTATCGGCGGCGGCGGCGTGAATGCCGTCAACCGGATGATCGAACAGGGACTCAAGGGAGTCGAGTTCATCGCGGTCAACACCGACGCGCAGGCGCTGCTGATGAGCGATGCCGACGTCAAACTCGACGTCGGCCGTGAGCTCACGCGCGGTCTCGGCGCCGGTGCCGACCCGGAGGTCGGTCGCAAGGCTGCCGAGGATCACAAGGACGAGATCGAAGAGGTGCTCAAGGGCGCCGACATGGTCTTCGTCACCGCGGGTGAGGGCGGCGGCACCGGTACCGGTGGCGCGCCTGTCGTCGCGAGCATCGCGCGCAAACTCGGCGCGCTCACCATCGGTGTGGTCACCAGGCCGTTCTCCTTCGAGGGCAAGCGCCGTGGCAACCAGGCCGAGGTGGGCATCAACCTGCTGCGCGAATCCTGCGACACGCTCATCGTCATTCCGAACGATCGGCTGTTGCAGCTCGGCGATGCCGCGGTCAGTCTGATGGACGCCTTCCGCTCCGCCGATGAGGTGCTGCTCAACGGTGTGCAGGGCATCACCGACCTGATCACCACCCCGGGTCTGATCAACGTCGACTTCGCCGACGTGAAGAGCGTGATGTCCGGCGCGGGAAGCGCTTTGATGGGTATCGGCTCGGCACGCGGCGAGGGTCGTTCGGTCAAGGCCGCTGAATCGGCCATCAATTCGCCACTGCTCGAGGCATCGATGGATGGTGCGCACGGCGTACTGCTCTCGATCGCGGGCGGTTCGGATCTGGGTCTGTTCGAGATCAACGAGGCGGCCTCGCTGGTGCAGGAGGCCGCGCATATCGAGGCGAATATCATCTTCGGTACCGTCATCGACGATTCGCTCGGCGATGAGGTTCGCGTCACGGTGATCGCGGCCGGTTTCGACGGCGGCGGTCCGGCCAGGCGCACGTTCGAGGCGGGCCGCGGCGCGATCGGTTCGGGCCGGGCCGGTGAGGTCGGCCAGACCAGCCGGACCAGTGAGATCGCCGCCGCCTCGCGTACCGAAACCACCTCCGCCGCAGGTCAAACCAGCTCCACTCGGGGTGCGGTGCCCAGCTACCGGGATTCCGAGCGGGCGCGGACGCTGGCCGAGCCGACGGCAACGCACAATACGCGCTCGCATATCGAGCCGCCGGATTCCGATGACGACGACGATGTCGACGTGCCCTCGTTCATGCGCCGGTAG
- a CDS encoding cell division protein FtsQ/DivIB, translating to MRTAGDWFDRAHRGRLRLWGLLGVCVLTVVVVLAWFTPVLSASTVEIDGLVAVPEEQVRDKLEIPSGRSMLRIDTDAMARRVAGIPKVRTARVQRVFPSTVKVTVVERTPVLFWDSPQGAHLLDAEGVEFAIEDAPIGVPKLTTEHAGGDDPVTRAAASVLAVLPAALVVQVDEVVARSISNISLNLRDGRTVVWGGINDAERKAAVVMPLLTRDGTVFDVSSPNLVTVK from the coding sequence ATGCGAACCGCGGGTGACTGGTTCGACCGGGCACACCGGGGTCGCCTGCGCCTGTGGGGTTTGCTCGGCGTGTGCGTCCTTACCGTTGTCGTTGTACTGGCCTGGTTCACCCCGGTGCTCTCGGCGAGCACGGTCGAGATCGACGGTTTGGTCGCGGTGCCCGAGGAACAGGTGCGCGACAAACTCGAGATCCCGTCCGGCCGCTCGATGTTGCGCATCGACACCGATGCGATGGCCAGGCGGGTGGCCGGCATTCCGAAAGTCCGCACTGCACGGGTGCAACGCGTATTTCCGTCCACCGTCAAGGTAACGGTGGTGGAGCGCACGCCAGTACTGTTCTGGGACAGTCCGCAAGGCGCGCATCTGCTTGATGCGGAGGGTGTGGAGTTCGCGATCGAAGACGCCCCCATCGGCGTTCCGAAGCTCACCACCGAACATGCCGGCGGCGACGATCCGGTCACCCGGGCCGCGGCCTCGGTTCTGGCGGTACTACCCGCGGCGCTGGTCGTGCAAGTGGACGAGGTTGTCGCGCGGTCGATTTCGAATATTTCGCTGAACCTGCGCGATGGCCGCACGGTAGTGTGGGGGGGAATTAATGACGCGGAACGCAAGGCGGCCGTGGTGATGCCGCTGTTGACCCGCGATGGAACGGTGTTCGATGTTTCGAGTCCGAATCTGGTCACGGTAAAGTGA